A region from the Benincasa hispida cultivar B227 chromosome 12, ASM972705v1, whole genome shotgun sequence genome encodes:
- the LOC120092683 gene encoding serine/threonine-protein phosphatase 5 has product MAEAETGSATGNSGGGPEPSLKDKGNEFFKAGNYLKAAALYTQAIKLDPSNHALYSNRAAAFLHLVKLNKALADAEMTIKLSPQWEKGYFRKGCILEAMEKYDDALSAFQTALQYNPQSAEVSRKIKRVSQLVKDKKRAQEVEKKRSNIDMTKHLDKLKSELSEKYGSEECWKDIFSFLVETMEDAVRSWHETSNVDAKVYYLLDKEKTDTEKYAPIVNIDKAFESPHTHGDCYQFLRKYAEDSVSQAACLVTPKSLISYPQVWKGQGSRKWKHGQYDGFFVQLETPSLRKLWFVPSSSELGRPLCRDPEVLDITAHELLPRIFKEKLLST; this is encoded by the exons ATGGCGGAAGCAGAGACAGGATCAGCTACAGGTAACAGTGGGGGAGGACCGGAACCGTCGCTGAAAGACAAAGGCAATGAGTTTTTTAAAGCTGGGAACTATCTCAAAGCTGCTGCACTTTACACCCAAGCTATCAAATTAGACCCTTCGAATCATGCTCTATATAG CAACCGTGCTGCTGCATTTCTGCATCTAGTTAAGCTTAACAAAGCACTTGCGGATGCTGAGATGACAATTAAATTGAGTCCACAGTGGGAAAAG GGATATTTCAGAAAGGGATGCATATTGGAAGCAATGGAAAAATATGATGAT GCCTTGTCTGCATTTCAAACGGCCTTGCAGTATAATCCACAAAGTGCAGAAGTCTCCAGAAAAATTAAAAGGGTTTCGCAATTGGTGAAAGATAAAAAGAGGGCTCAAGAAGTGGAGAAAAAGAGATCAAATATAGATATGACAAAGCACTTGGATAAGCTGAAATCTGAACTG TCTGAAAAATATGGCTCTGAAGAATGCTGGAAAgacatattttcttttcttgttgaGACTATGGAGGATGCTGTGAGATCATGGCATGAAACTTCTAATGTGGACGCCAAAGTGTACTATCTACTCGATAAGGAAAAGACGGATACTGAAAAATATGCTCCAATCGTAAACATCGATAAG GCATTTGAATCACCCCACACGCATGGTGATTGCTATCAATTTTTGAGAAAATATGCCGAGGATTCAGTCTCTCAAGCAGCATGCTTAGTAACTCCCAAAAGCTTGATATCTTACCCACAG GTCTGGAAGGGTCAAGGTTCAAGAAAATGGAAGCATGGACAGTATGATGGTTTCTTCGTTCAGCTTGAAACACCTTCCTTAAGAAAGCTATGGTTTGTTCCTAGTTCTAGTGAACTGGGACGACCATTGTGCcg GGATCCTGAGGTTCTGGATATCACTGCCCATGAATTACTGCCGCGCATATTTAAAGAAAAGCTGCTAAGCACTTAG